The following coding sequences are from one Rutidosis leptorrhynchoides isolate AG116_Rl617_1_P2 chromosome 11, CSIRO_AGI_Rlap_v1, whole genome shotgun sequence window:
- the LOC139874510 gene encoding secreted RxLR effector protein 161-like, which produces MEASKRGSLLMQPNVILSKTQAPSTPEEVKRMTGVPYASAIGSIMYAMRCTGSGVSFALNMTSRYQQNPGDCHWTAVNNILKYLRNTKDMFLVYGGFDELSIKCYTDASFETDRDDSRSQSGYVFVMNGGVHWRSSKKSTTAMSTTESEYIAASEAAQEAVWIRKFIYGLGIVPNIENPMDMYCENTGAIVIANELGVLRGTKHILRKFHYIREDI; this is translated from the coding sequence ATGGAAGCTTCCAAGCGTGGTAGCCTTCTGATGCAACCAAATGTGATATTGAGTAAGACTCAAGCCCCCTCTACACCCGAAGAGGTGAAGCGAATGACTGgagttccatatgcttcagctattggATCCATCATGTATGCTATGAGGTGCACTGGATCAGGTGTTTCTTTCGCTCTCAATATGACGAGTCGAtaccaacagaatccaggtgattgTCACTGGACTGCTGTAAACAATATATTGAAGTATTTGCGAaatactaaagatatgttcttagtTTATGGAGGTTTCGATGAACTAAGCATAAAGTGTTACACTGATGCTAGTTTCGAAACTGACCGAGATGATAGTCGATCACAGTCTGGCTACGTTTTCGTTATGAACGGAGGCGTTCACTGGAGAAGCTCGAAGAAGAGCACTACAGCGATGTCTACAACAGAATCAGAATACATTGCTGCATCTGAAGCTGCTCAGGAAGCTGTTTGGATCAGAAAGTTCATATATGGGCTTGGCATTGTCCCCAACATTGAAAATCCTATGGACATGTATTGCGAAAATACTGGTGCTATAGTAATAGCAAATGAACTAGGAGTTCTACGTGGTACCAAACACATCCTTCGCAAATTTCACTACATTCGTGAAGATATATAG